Proteins encoded together in one Spodoptera frugiperda isolate SF20-4 chromosome 15, AGI-APGP_CSIRO_Sfru_2.0, whole genome shotgun sequence window:
- the LOC118272428 gene encoding methionine aminopeptidase 1D, mitochondrial isoform X2 yields MQSLGRFWRSNVKRFGLYNRVLPEATTPSRIVPEHIPRPDYISVTEKFVVPKVPEIKNAEQIEGMQRSCKLAASILQRIEEFIQPGVTTDDVDELAHKLCIQAEAYPSPLQYNGFPKSICTSVNNVVVHGIPDLRPLENGDIVNVDVTVFYKGFHGDCSKTFLVGDVDDRGLQLVSITEECLDIGIKCCGPGVPFREIGSSIYRHAKRHGLTVIPSVLGHGIGEYFHGPPEIYHSINRYPGVMNPGMTFTIEPAISHGSKHTLLLDDGWTLVTEDGSRCAQAEHTVLITEYGAKIITK; encoded by the exons atgcagTCATTAGGCCGATTTTGGAGATCTAATGT AAAACGTTTTGGACTATACAATAGAGTTTTACCAGAAGCAACCACACCAAGTAGAATTGTACCAGAGCATATTCCAAGGCCAGACTACATTTCAGTGACAGAAAAATTTGTGGTACCAAAAGTGccagaaataaaaaatgctgAACAGATAGAAGGCATGCAAAGAAGCTGCAAACTTGCTGCAAGTATACTGCAGAGAATAGAAGAATTTATCCAG ccAGGAGTAACAACAGATGATGTGGATGAACTGGCCCATAAATTGTGTATTCAAGCAGAGGCTTATCCATCACCATTACAATATAATGGCTTTCCAAAGAGTATTTGTACATCAGTCAACAATGTGGTTGTCCATGGTATACCAGACTTGAGGCCTCTAGAAAATGGAGATATTGTAAATGTAGATGTTACG GTATTCTATAAAGGCTTCCATGGAGACTGttccaaaacatttttagtTGGTGATGTGGACGACAGAGGGTTACAGCTGGTATCAATTACTGAAGAATGTTTGGATATT GGAATAAAATGCTGTGGGCCAGGTGTACCTTTTAGAGAAATCGGCTCAAGTATTTATAGACATGCAAAGAGACATGGCCTAACTGTTATCCCTTCTGTGTTGGGACATGGCATTGGGGAGTATTTTCATGGACCTCCTGAGATATATCATAGTA tcaatAGGTACCCTGGAGTAATGAACCCAGGCATGACATTTACTATAGAACCAGCTATAAGCCATGGGAGTAAACACACACTGCTACTTGACGATGGCTGGACTTTAGTCACAGAAGATGGTTCCAGATGTGCCCAAGCAGAACACACCGTTTTAATTACAGAGTATGGAGCAAAAATAATTACCAAATAA
- the LOC118272418 gene encoding cyclin-dependent kinase 10, producing MSQNSEKPPNQDVVDPTGPAARKGILISFRTGKTMEIPEKDILGRCRFVGEFEKLNRIGEGTYGIVYRAKDKLNGSIVALKKVRMDVEKDGLPLSGLREIQVLMACRHENIVQLKEVLVGRSLESIFLSMEYCEQDLASLLDNMSSPFTESQVKCLMLQVLKGLKYLHSNFIVHRDLKVSNLLLTDKGCVKIADFGLARWLGAPARSATPRVVTLWYRAPELLLQSPRQTPALDMWAAGCILGELLANKPLLPGRTEIEQLELIVDLLGTPSDAIWPEFSALPALQNFTLKQQPYNNLKQRFPWLSAAGLRLLNFLFMYDPNKRATAEECLQSSYFKEQPLPCDPKLMPSFPQHRNMKGQQKSSSNQLNIPLSNLNTGANDQTNNLPAISDLLGALVKKRRLE from the exons atGTCGCAGA ATTCTGAAAAACCACCGAATCAAGATGTTGTTGATCCAACAGGACCGGCTGCAAGGAAAGGGATCCTTATATCTTTTAGGACTGGAAAAACAATGGAAATACCCGAAAAAGATATC CTTGGGAGATGCAGATTTGTTGGTGAATTTGAGAAATTAAATAGAATTGGAGAAGGAACTTACGGCATCGTTT aTAGAGCAAAAGACAAGTTAAATGGCTCTATAGTGGCTTTGAAGAAGGTGAGGATGGATGTGGAAAAAGATGGCCTCCCACTTAGTGGTCTCCGTGAGATTCAGGTCCTGATGGCTTGCCGACATGAGAATATTGTGCAATTAAAAGAGGTTCTAGTTGGGCGTTCTCTTGAGAG CATTTTCCTATCAATGGAGTACTGTGAACAAGACTTGGCATCACTGCTAGACAACATGTCGTCACCGTTCACCGAGTCACAAGTGAAGTGCTTGATGCTACAAGTACTGAAGGGATTAAAATATCTTCACTCAAACTTCATAGTGCATAGAGATTTGAAGGTTTCAAATCTGCTACTCACTGATAAAGGATGTGTGAAGATTG CGGATTTCGGCCTGGCACGTTGGTTGGGTGCACCGGCCCGTAGCGCGACACCTCGCGTCGTGACTCTGTGGTACAGAGCACCTGAACTACTACTACAGTCACCTCGTCAGACCCCAGCACTGGACATGTGGGCCGCTGGCTGTATTCTTGGTGAACTGTTAGCCAACAAACCTTTACTCCCGGGAAGGACTGAGATAGAACAGCTGGAACTTATTGTGGATCTGCTTG GTACACCTTCAGACGCGATCTGGCCGGAGTTCAGTGCTCTGCCTGCTCTACAGAATTTCACTTTGAAACAGCAGCCCTACAATAATCTCAAGCAGCGCTTCCCATGGCTGTCGGCTGCGGGACTCCGGCTCCTCAACTTCTTGTTCATGTACGACCCTAACAAGCGTGCAACGGCTGAGGAATGTCTACAGAGCTCGTACTTCAAGGAACAACCGCTGC CCTGCGACCCCAAGCTGATGCCCAGCTTCCCACAACACAGAAACATGAAAGGACAGCAAAAGAGTTCCTCTAATCAGTTGAATATTCCCCTGTCAAACTTGAACACGGGGGCTAACGACCAAACCAACAACCTGCCAGCCATCTCAGACCTTCTAGGTGCTCTAGTCAAGAAACGGAGGCTCGAATGA
- the LOC118272428 gene encoding methionine aminopeptidase 1D, mitochondrial isoform X1, translated as MRVPRAYNPRIQERILKRFGLYNRVLPEATTPSRIVPEHIPRPDYISVTEKFVVPKVPEIKNAEQIEGMQRSCKLAASILQRIEEFIQPGVTTDDVDELAHKLCIQAEAYPSPLQYNGFPKSICTSVNNVVVHGIPDLRPLENGDIVNVDVTVFYKGFHGDCSKTFLVGDVDDRGLQLVSITEECLDIGIKCCGPGVPFREIGSSIYRHAKRHGLTVIPSVLGHGIGEYFHGPPEIYHSINRYPGVMNPGMTFTIEPAISHGSKHTLLLDDGWTLVTEDGSRCAQAEHTVLITEYGAKIITK; from the exons ATGAGAGTCCCTAGAGCCTACAACCCGAGGATTCAGGAACGGATTTT AAAACGTTTTGGACTATACAATAGAGTTTTACCAGAAGCAACCACACCAAGTAGAATTGTACCAGAGCATATTCCAAGGCCAGACTACATTTCAGTGACAGAAAAATTTGTGGTACCAAAAGTGccagaaataaaaaatgctgAACAGATAGAAGGCATGCAAAGAAGCTGCAAACTTGCTGCAAGTATACTGCAGAGAATAGAAGAATTTATCCAG ccAGGAGTAACAACAGATGATGTGGATGAACTGGCCCATAAATTGTGTATTCAAGCAGAGGCTTATCCATCACCATTACAATATAATGGCTTTCCAAAGAGTATTTGTACATCAGTCAACAATGTGGTTGTCCATGGTATACCAGACTTGAGGCCTCTAGAAAATGGAGATATTGTAAATGTAGATGTTACG GTATTCTATAAAGGCTTCCATGGAGACTGttccaaaacatttttagtTGGTGATGTGGACGACAGAGGGTTACAGCTGGTATCAATTACTGAAGAATGTTTGGATATT GGAATAAAATGCTGTGGGCCAGGTGTACCTTTTAGAGAAATCGGCTCAAGTATTTATAGACATGCAAAGAGACATGGCCTAACTGTTATCCCTTCTGTGTTGGGACATGGCATTGGGGAGTATTTTCATGGACCTCCTGAGATATATCATAGTA tcaatAGGTACCCTGGAGTAATGAACCCAGGCATGACATTTACTATAGAACCAGCTATAAGCCATGGGAGTAAACACACACTGCTACTTGACGATGGCTGGACTTTAGTCACAGAAGATGGTTCCAGATGTGCCCAAGCAGAACACACCGTTTTAATTACAGAGTATGGAGCAAAAATAATTACCAAATAA
- the LOC118272412 gene encoding zinc finger protein weckle-like encodes MNDFANLEKTIVRELSCRLCLCTDVVKLKPLSAEVKRKIKRLFDILVRTDDTLPKAICHDCLQQVSALHLYAVKVEKTQKFLEFHKTKIQEERMAASADKAMHPIIAAMSAQNVAEGQKKPSGGTNLKSPASELQQGDAKNAKFKVPKKKSPSDLKFMESMTLEEFASSEKLDKNMLSTAGVKLTGPQKREAQKEQPKAQEPETNTDSLDPLVLLEGRPAKQGAALDRQITLFYKMECCICHENGFHFRSLMKHYKERHGVPGYVTCCDKKFHYFYPKKIIEHMAFHLQPNIFMCPSCHQNFQTSQELYEHQSNGGRSEGKIVCPRCSERYPTYHELGWHIITHRTDKLQCDYCGKQLKHHHRKKTVNHMEDVILCSQCIRSLKIIEKSEKEIKEKVKAKTNEAVMIQKHQQKFKQAMGLSGDEDASTE; translated from the exons ATGAATGACTTTGCTAATTTAGAAAAAACTATTGTCCGTGAACTCTCGTGTCGTTTGTGTCTGTGCACCGATGTGGTGAAACTGAAGCCGCTCAGTGCAGAGGTAAAGCGAAAAATCAAGAGGCTCTTTGATATTTTG GTTCGCACAGATGATACGTTGCCGAAAGCAATATGCCACGACTGCTTACAGCAAGTATCGGCGTTACATCTATACGCTGTAAAAGTCGAAAAAACACAAAAGTTTTTAGAATTCCACAAAACGAAAATACAAGAGGAGAGAATGGCTGCCTCCGCCGACAAAGCAATGCACCCTATTATCGCAGCGATGTCGGCCCAAAATGTGGCAGAGGGGCAAAAAAAGCCGAGTGGGGGGACAAATCTGAAATCTCCAGCTAGTGAGCTACAGCAGGGAGACGCGAAAAATGCGAAATTCAAAGTGCCGAAGAAAAAGTCACCGTCTGACCTGAAGTTTATGGAGTCAATGACTTTGGAAGAATTTGCCAGCAGCGAGAAACTCGACAAAAATATGCTAAGTACAGCAGGTGTTAAGTTAACCGGACCTCAAAAGAGAGAAGCACAAAAGGAGCAACCTAAAGCCCAAGAACCAGAGACGAATACAGATAGCCTCGACCCTTTGGTGTTGTTGGAAGGAAGACCAGCTAAACAAGGAGCTGCTTTGGACCGTcaaataacattgttttacaaaatggaATGCTGCATCTGCCACGAGAATGGCTTCCACTTCAGATCGCTTATGAAACACTACAAAGAGAGACACGGCGTGCCAGGCTATGTGACTTGTTGTGACAAAAAGTTCCACTATTTCTATCCGAAGAAAATAATTGAACACATGGCGTTTCATCTTCAGCCGAATATATTCAT GTGTCCAAGTTGCCACCAAAACTTCCAAACTTCCCAAGAGTTGTACGAACATCAAAGCAACGGCGGTCGTTCAGAAGGCAAAATCGTGTGTCCTCGATGTTCCGAACGCTACCCGACTTATCACGAGTTAGGGTGGCATATCATAACCCACCGCACTGACAAACTTCAATGCGACTACTGTGGCAAACA ATTAAAACATCATCACCGCAAAAAAACCGTGAATCATATGGAAGATGTAATTCTTTGTTCCCAATGTATTAGAAgcttaaaaataatagaaaagtcAGAAAAAGAAATT AAGGAAAAAGTAAAGGCTAAGACCAACGAGGCTGTCATGATACAAAAACATCAGCAGAAATTCAAACAAGCCATGGGACTTTCGGGTGACGAAGACGCATCAACAGAAtga